Proteins encoded by one window of Kribbella italica:
- a CDS encoding SPFH domain-containing protein — MEAFLIVLALVALLVVVTLVKSVRVVQQQTVGIVERFGKFKVGLQPGLNLLTPFVDKVRYTIDMREQVVAFPPQGVITEDNLMVSIDSVIYFQVNDPVRATYEISNYIQAIEQLTMTTLRNIIGGMDLEQTLTSREEINEKLRYVLDEATGKWGIRVNRVELRSIDPPPSIQDSMEKQMRADRDKRAAILTAEGMRQSAVLSAEGQKQSAILTAQGDRESRILRAQAEREARILKAQGEAQAITTVFNAIHAGKPDQGLLAYQYLQMLPSIAQGDSNKLWIIPSEIGKAMEGLGSAVGQIAGIPQKAEGPFPEPHEVEQTAPAQELTSTPDAAVAEADNAVQEAIEAAQKAAVSSRSQQPAPSTSPAPAQDVVPPTAPPPAAQ, encoded by the coding sequence GTGGAAGCGTTCCTCATCGTGCTCGCACTGGTTGCACTACTGGTGGTCGTCACGTTGGTCAAGTCCGTCCGGGTCGTGCAGCAGCAGACCGTCGGCATCGTGGAACGGTTCGGGAAGTTCAAGGTCGGTCTGCAACCCGGCCTGAACCTGCTGACCCCGTTCGTCGACAAGGTGCGCTACACGATCGACATGCGCGAGCAGGTCGTCGCGTTCCCGCCGCAGGGCGTCATCACCGAGGACAACCTGATGGTGTCGATCGACTCCGTCATCTACTTCCAGGTCAACGACCCGGTGCGGGCGACGTACGAGATCTCCAACTACATCCAGGCCATCGAGCAGCTGACGATGACCACGCTGCGCAACATCATCGGTGGCATGGACCTCGAGCAGACGCTGACCAGTCGCGAGGAGATCAACGAGAAGCTGCGGTACGTGCTGGACGAGGCGACCGGCAAGTGGGGCATCCGGGTGAACCGGGTCGAGCTCCGCTCGATCGACCCGCCGCCGTCGATCCAGGACTCGATGGAGAAGCAGATGCGCGCCGACCGCGACAAGCGCGCCGCGATCCTGACCGCCGAAGGTATGCGGCAGTCGGCCGTGCTGTCGGCCGAGGGCCAGAAGCAGTCCGCGATCCTCACCGCCCAGGGTGACCGGGAGTCCCGGATTCTGCGGGCGCAGGCCGAGCGGGAGGCACGGATCCTGAAGGCGCAGGGTGAGGCGCAGGCCATCACCACGGTCTTCAACGCGATCCACGCCGGCAAGCCCGACCAGGGTCTGCTCGCCTACCAGTACCTGCAGATGCTGCCGTCGATCGCCCAGGGCGACTCGAACAAGCTGTGGATCATCCCCAGCGAGATCGGCAAGGCGATGGAGGGTCTCGGCAGTGCCGTCGGCCAGATCGCCGGTATCCCGCAGAAGGCCGAAGGCCCGTTCCCGGAGCCGCACGAGGTCGAGCAGACCGCCCCGGCCCAGGAGCTGACCAGTACGCCGGACGCCGCGGTGGCCGAGGCCGACAATGCGGTGCAGGAGGCGATCGAGGCCGCGCAGAAGGCCGCGGTCAGCTCCCGTTCGCAGCAGCCGGCTCCGTCGACGTCGCCGGCGCCCGCGCAGGACGTCGTACCGCCGACCGCTCCGCCGCCCGCGGCCCAGTAG
- the serB gene encoding phosphoserine phosphatase SerB, translating to MTGQLEHETPPLDRPTLLVTLTGTDRPGLTSAVLSTIAGRGLEVIDAEQVVLRGRLVLGVLLSAPRDHKQLKKELKELAEQLDVDIDVKKGVGDNEPRRKGRTQVTVIGSPLTAEGFAAIAGRIADTGANIDRISRMARYPVTAVEIAVSGADTDALRTVLALEGVRQGLDVAVQAGGLYRRAKRLIVMDVDSTLIQGEVIEMLAAHAGREAEVAAVTEQAMRGELEFAESLHHRVATLEGLPASALDEVYAAIQLAPGARTLVRTLKRLGYQFAIVSGGFSQITDKIAADLGIDYAAANELEIVDGKLTGKVVGEIVDRPGKAVALRRFAESSRTPLSQTVAIGDGANDLDMLAAAGLGVAFNAKPVVRAAADTHLSVPYLDTILYLLGISREEVEAADSLS from the coding sequence ATGACTGGACAGCTTGAGCACGAGACGCCGCCGTTGGACCGACCCACCCTGCTGGTCACGTTGACCGGTACGGACCGGCCGGGGCTGACGTCGGCGGTGCTGTCGACGATCGCCGGCCGTGGGCTCGAGGTGATCGACGCCGAGCAGGTCGTGCTGCGAGGGCGCCTGGTGCTCGGCGTCCTGCTGTCGGCGCCGCGCGATCACAAGCAGCTGAAGAAGGAACTGAAGGAGCTGGCCGAGCAGCTCGACGTCGACATCGACGTCAAGAAAGGTGTCGGCGACAACGAACCGCGCCGCAAGGGCCGGACGCAGGTGACCGTGATCGGTTCGCCGCTGACCGCCGAGGGGTTCGCCGCGATCGCCGGGCGGATCGCGGACACGGGGGCGAACATCGACCGGATCAGCCGGATGGCGCGCTACCCGGTGACCGCGGTCGAGATCGCCGTGTCCGGTGCCGATACCGACGCGCTGCGGACGGTGCTCGCGCTCGAAGGCGTCCGGCAGGGGCTCGACGTCGCCGTACAGGCCGGCGGGCTGTACCGCCGGGCCAAGCGCCTGATCGTGATGGACGTCGACTCGACCCTGATCCAGGGCGAGGTGATCGAGATGCTCGCGGCGCACGCCGGCCGGGAGGCGGAGGTGGCCGCGGTCACCGAGCAGGCGATGCGTGGCGAGCTCGAGTTCGCCGAGTCGCTGCACCACCGGGTCGCGACGCTGGAAGGGCTGCCGGCCAGTGCGCTCGACGAGGTGTACGCCGCGATCCAGCTCGCGCCGGGCGCGCGGACGCTGGTCCGGACGCTGAAGCGGCTCGGGTACCAGTTCGCGATCGTCAGCGGCGGGTTCAGCCAGATCACCGACAAGATCGCCGCCGACCTCGGCATCGACTACGCCGCGGCCAACGAGCTGGAGATCGTCGACGGCAAGCTCACCGGCAAGGTCGTCGGCGAGATCGTCGACCGGCCCGGCAAGGCCGTCGCGCTGCGCCGGTTCGCCGAGTCGTCCCGGACCCCGTTGTCGCAGACGGTCGCGATCGGCGACGGCGCCAACGACCTCGACATGCTGGCCGCCGCGGGCCTCGGCGTCGCCTTCAACGCCAAGCCGGTCGTCCGCGCCGCGGCCGACACCCACCTGAGCGTGCCGTACCTGGACACGATCCTCTACCTCCTCGGCATCTCCCGCGAAGAGGTCGAAGCGGCCGACAGCCTCAGCTGA
- a CDS encoding ABC transporter ATP-binding protein: protein MTAVVELAGITIVRGEARLLDGIDWTVDETDRWVVIGPNGAGKTTLLQVLAAQIHPTAGVAGLLGEVLGAVDVFELRPRIGLTSAALADKLPRAERVSDVVVSASYAVMGRWREEYDELDHLRAKELLTELAIGHLADRTFGTLSEGERKRVQIARALMTDPELMLLDEPAAGLDLTGREQLVRSLSSIATAEGAPAMVLVTHHVEEIPPGFTHAMLLKQGRIVAAGPIGQALTSETLSDTFDLALTLQHSDGRYTARAF from the coding sequence ATGACTGCAGTGGTGGAGCTGGCCGGCATCACGATCGTTCGGGGCGAGGCGCGTCTGCTGGACGGCATCGACTGGACCGTTGACGAGACCGACCGCTGGGTGGTGATCGGCCCGAACGGTGCCGGCAAGACGACGCTGCTGCAGGTGCTCGCGGCTCAGATCCACCCGACGGCCGGTGTCGCCGGGCTGCTCGGTGAGGTGCTCGGCGCGGTCGACGTGTTCGAGCTGCGGCCGCGGATCGGTCTGACCAGCGCGGCGCTGGCCGACAAGCTGCCGCGGGCCGAGCGGGTCTCCGACGTGGTCGTCTCGGCGTCGTACGCCGTGATGGGCCGGTGGCGCGAGGAGTACGACGAGCTGGACCACCTGCGCGCCAAGGAGCTGCTGACCGAGCTCGCGATCGGCCACCTCGCCGACCGCACCTTCGGCACCTTGTCGGAGGGGGAGCGCAAGCGCGTCCAGATCGCCCGCGCGCTGATGACCGACCCCGAGCTGATGCTGCTCGACGAGCCGGCCGCCGGCCTCGACCTGACCGGTCGCGAGCAGCTGGTCCGTTCGCTCAGCTCGATCGCGACCGCCGAGGGCGCACCGGCAATGGTCCTGGTCACGCACCACGTCGAGGAGATCCCGCCCGGCTTCACCCACGCGATGCTGCTCAAGCAGGGCCGCATCGTCGCCGCCGGCCCGATCGGCCAGGCTCTCACGTCGGAAACCCTCAGCGACACCTTCGACCTGGCCCTCACCCTCCAGCACTCCGACGGCCGCTACACCGCCCGCGCCTTCTGA
- a CDS encoding TetR/AcrR family transcriptional regulator codes for MATRTPRNSLSSELIISKALELMEGRGLDSFSLRALAGELGVGPMAIYTYFRNKDDLYDAVRDHLMGLLPAVPAGAAWPDQVRAVCRGLRRLMLQHPCLAQLLASRPLSGHETARVAEGLLGVLHSAGFGREIAARTHTTLFTYVLGATSWEIQMATEQRDPEGLRRLRTTMESLSATEFPTVVDLAPELARTTGGDEQFDYGLDLLISGLRTAS; via the coding sequence ATGGCAACTCGCACCCCGCGCAATTCCCTCAGCTCGGAGCTGATCATCAGCAAGGCCCTGGAGCTGATGGAAGGCCGTGGTCTGGACAGCTTCAGCCTGCGCGCGCTGGCCGGTGAGCTGGGCGTCGGCCCGATGGCGATCTACACGTACTTCCGCAACAAGGACGACCTGTACGACGCCGTCCGCGACCACCTGATGGGCCTGCTGCCCGCCGTACCGGCCGGTGCCGCGTGGCCGGACCAGGTCCGCGCCGTCTGCCGCGGGCTGCGCCGGCTGATGCTCCAGCATCCTTGCCTTGCGCAACTACTCGCGAGCCGGCCGCTGAGTGGGCACGAGACCGCGCGGGTCGCCGAGGGGCTGCTCGGCGTCCTGCACTCGGCCGGGTTCGGCCGGGAGATCGCCGCGCGGACGCACACGACGCTGTTCACCTACGTGCTCGGGGCAACGTCGTGGGAGATCCAGATGGCGACCGAGCAGCGCGACCCCGAGGGGTTGCGGCGGCTGCGGACGACGATGGAGTCGCTGTCGGCGACCGAGTTCCCGACCGTGGTCGACCTCGCGCCGGAGCTGGCCCGGACGACCGGTGGCGACGAGCAGTTCGACTACGGACTCGACCTGCTGATCAGCGGGCTCAGAACAGCATCGTGA
- a CDS encoding glycoside hydrolase family 16 protein yields MRSRPNPPSRPRLRTLLSALVVPVLVAVPLTIAAQASVPPPPAGWTTVWSDDFDGPSGSLPSSTNWIVDTGHGYPGGPGNWGTGEIQNYTGNADNLALDGTGNLRITPRRDGAGNWTSARIETQRANFKPPSGGVLAIEGRIQMPNVTGNAALGYWPAFWALGQPYRGNYWNWPGIGEFDIMENVNGINSVWAVLHCGVNPGGPCNETTGLGASRACPGSSCQSAFHTYRFEWDTSTTPNAFRWYVDGQQFHSVTQAQLPADTWASMTSHAGYFILLNVAMGGAFPDALNGPTPRAETVPGHPMIVDYVAVSTKGGGTTPPTTPPTTPPPGGSGAYGPLQAEAFGQQAGVATETTSDSGGGQNLSQVGNGDWARYSAIDFGSTPAKQFVARVASGAGGGVSGLVEVRLDSRSNAPIGSFAIGNTGGWQSWRTVPANISNVTGVHDVYLTFTSGQPADFVNVNWFTFGH; encoded by the coding sequence ATGCGTTCCCGCCCGAACCCACCGTCCCGCCCTCGCCTCAGGACCCTGCTCAGCGCGCTCGTCGTACCGGTTCTGGTCGCCGTCCCGCTGACGATCGCGGCCCAGGCCAGCGTTCCCCCACCCCCGGCCGGCTGGACCACGGTCTGGTCCGACGACTTCGACGGCCCGAGCGGCAGTCTGCCGTCGAGCACGAACTGGATCGTCGACACCGGTCACGGCTATCCCGGCGGCCCGGGCAACTGGGGCACCGGCGAGATCCAGAACTACACCGGCAACGCCGACAACCTGGCCCTCGACGGCACCGGCAACCTGCGGATCACCCCGCGCCGCGACGGCGCCGGCAACTGGACGTCGGCCCGGATCGAGACCCAGCGCGCGAACTTCAAGCCACCGTCCGGCGGCGTGCTGGCGATCGAGGGCCGGATCCAGATGCCCAACGTCACCGGCAACGCGGCGCTCGGCTACTGGCCGGCGTTCTGGGCGCTCGGCCAGCCGTACCGGGGCAACTACTGGAACTGGCCGGGCATCGGCGAGTTCGACATCATGGAGAACGTCAACGGGATCAACTCGGTCTGGGCCGTGCTGCACTGCGGCGTGAACCCCGGCGGCCCGTGCAACGAGACCACCGGCCTCGGCGCCAGCCGCGCGTGCCCCGGGTCGAGCTGCCAGTCGGCGTTCCACACCTACCGGTTCGAGTGGGACACCAGTACGACGCCCAACGCGTTCCGCTGGTACGTCGACGGGCAACAGTTCCACTCCGTCACCCAGGCGCAACTCCCGGCCGACACCTGGGCGAGCATGACCTCGCACGCGGGCTACTTCATCCTGCTGAACGTCGCCATGGGCGGCGCGTTCCCCGACGCGCTGAACGGCCCGACCCCACGCGCCGAGACCGTCCCCGGCCACCCGATGATCGTCGACTACGTCGCCGTCTCCACCAAGGGCGGCGGCACCACTCCCCCGACCACACCACCCACGACGCCGCCTCCTGGTGGGAGCGGCGCGTACGGGCCCCTGCAGGCCGAGGCGTTCGGGCAGCAAGCGGGGGTGGCCACTGAGACGACCAGCGACTCCGGCGGAGGCCAGAACCTCAGCCAGGTCGGCAACGGCGACTGGGCCCGGTACAGCGCCATCGACTTCGGCAGTACGCCGGCCAAGCAGTTCGTCGCACGAGTCGCGTCAGGCGCCGGCGGCGGCGTCAGCGGGCTGGTCGAAGTCCGCCTGGACAGCAGATCGAACGCCCCGATCGGCAGCTTCGCGATCGGCAACACCGGCGGCTGGCAGAGCTGGCGGACCGTGCCGGCCAACATCTCCAACGTCACCGGCGTGCACGACGTCTACCTGACCTTCACGAGTGGTCAGCCGGCCGACTTCGTCAACGTCAACTGGTTCACCTTCGGCCACTAG
- a CDS encoding alpha/beta fold hydrolase, with product MAATHFDVGGYKLAAEITGDGTPTVVFSSGSGDAGEAWVATIAALTGPARLVTYARAGVGASEALPDPTPRSFGAAADELRRLLDATGIPGPYILVGHSIGAVIAQVFAARWSDTLAGLVLVDPSDVRLWLDTEMPKLVVADGDREDHASFDVKLGAEEAIASQRHLGAPSVVVSSRVGRWLDSKTPHLWKPFTLEALDERWQRTHSELAAVLGGKRVIAQVGGHYVQNDEPELVAGAIGEVIHSGEATRSTEV from the coding sequence ATGGCGGCTACCCATTTCGATGTTGGCGGTTACAAGCTGGCAGCAGAGATTACCGGTGATGGCACGCCCACCGTGGTCTTCAGCTCCGGATCAGGTGATGCCGGTGAGGCGTGGGTCGCCACGATCGCAGCCCTCACCGGCCCGGCCAGGCTGGTGACCTACGCCCGCGCCGGCGTCGGGGCGAGTGAGGCTTTGCCAGATCCGACCCCGCGTTCTTTCGGCGCCGCTGCTGACGAGCTTCGCCGGTTGTTGGACGCGACCGGTATTCCGGGCCCGTACATCCTCGTCGGACACTCAATCGGAGCAGTCATCGCCCAGGTGTTCGCGGCGCGCTGGTCGGACACGCTCGCCGGGTTGGTGCTCGTTGACCCGAGCGACGTCCGGCTCTGGCTGGATACCGAGATGCCAAAGCTTGTGGTGGCGGACGGCGACCGCGAAGACCACGCCTCGTTCGACGTGAAGCTCGGCGCCGAGGAGGCCATAGCGAGCCAACGGCACCTCGGCGCCCCGAGCGTTGTTGTCAGTAGTCGGGTTGGCAGATGGCTCGACTCGAAGACTCCGCATCTCTGGAAGCCCTTCACGCTCGAAGCGTTAGACGAGCGCTGGCAGCGTACGCACAGCGAACTTGCCGCCGTCCTCGGAGGCAAGCGAGTGATCGCCCAGGTGGGCGGACACTATGTGCAGAACGATGAGCCGGAACTGGTTGCGGGGGCCATCGGCGAAGTCATCCATTCTGGCGAAGCGACGCGATCGACCGAAGTCTGA
- a CDS encoding MFS transporter — MEDAPAPARKRPAFSVRLRAVVAAASLSSIGDGAWTAAVPLAAAAVTRDPVAISLVSAAALLPWLLVSPFAGALVDRWPHRTTLVTADLARGIAVGLIATLMLLDTISVPVLAIGAFVVMAGAVFHGAAAQSTVADLTDHDPDLRNRVNGAVSTAETTGASLVGPPVGSAVFVLAPWLPFLADAISFIVSAALLRTVPKRRPAPENESAQPGESLRTAIWSGMQWLARHRELRTLALLTGAANFTTTMVYALLVLYATNDDGLGLHDREFGFLIAALAIGGIAGGPLAPRLLSRLSFQRAVVIALAMRTLLWPILALTSSAIVAGACLAIAGLASSVVTVSVISARQHFTPREMLGRVVTTFRTLGNGAGPLGALVGGLIASQWDIATAFWTAGVLMACCLLLASRTILRRR, encoded by the coding sequence ATGGAAGACGCGCCTGCTCCGGCTCGGAAACGCCCCGCATTCTCGGTGCGGCTACGAGCCGTCGTCGCCGCGGCTTCCCTGTCATCCATAGGTGACGGCGCATGGACGGCAGCAGTGCCTCTCGCGGCTGCTGCCGTCACGCGCGACCCCGTAGCGATCAGTCTGGTGTCCGCTGCCGCACTCCTTCCGTGGCTCTTGGTCTCGCCATTCGCCGGCGCCTTGGTCGACCGCTGGCCACACCGGACGACGCTGGTCACTGCAGACTTGGCACGCGGCATTGCTGTAGGTCTCATCGCCACGCTGATGCTGCTCGACACCATCAGCGTTCCGGTCCTTGCAATCGGAGCCTTCGTCGTCATGGCCGGCGCGGTCTTCCACGGGGCTGCGGCCCAGTCAACCGTTGCTGACCTGACGGATCACGATCCCGACCTGCGCAATCGGGTCAATGGGGCCGTGTCGACCGCGGAGACCACAGGCGCTTCTCTGGTCGGCCCACCCGTGGGTTCAGCCGTTTTTGTGTTGGCACCCTGGCTCCCGTTCCTGGCGGACGCGATCTCCTTCATCGTCTCGGCCGCTCTCTTGAGAACAGTGCCGAAGCGGCGACCAGCGCCCGAGAATGAGTCGGCCCAGCCAGGCGAATCGCTCCGCACCGCAATCTGGTCGGGCATGCAGTGGCTGGCACGACACCGAGAGCTGCGAACGCTGGCGCTACTGACCGGCGCGGCCAACTTCACGACGACGATGGTCTACGCGCTCCTAGTCCTCTATGCCACGAACGATGACGGGCTCGGCCTGCATGACCGGGAGTTCGGCTTCCTCATCGCCGCCCTCGCGATCGGTGGCATCGCCGGCGGGCCGCTGGCTCCACGCCTATTAAGTCGCCTTTCCTTTCAACGCGCCGTCGTCATCGCCCTGGCGATGCGAACACTGCTCTGGCCGATCCTCGCCCTGACCTCATCCGCGATCGTGGCTGGCGCCTGCCTGGCGATTGCCGGTCTGGCATCGTCAGTCGTCACCGTTTCGGTGATTTCCGCCCGCCAGCACTTCACCCCACGCGAGATGCTCGGCCGCGTCGTGACGACGTTCCGCACGCTCGGCAACGGCGCCGGCCCACTCGGAGCACTGGTCGGCGGCTTGATCGCAAGCCAGTGGGACATTGCCACCGCCTTCTGGACCGCCGGAGTTCTGATGGCCTGCTGCCTCCTGCTGGCCAGCCGCACCATCCTTCGCCGCCGCTGA
- a CDS encoding Scr1 family TA system antitoxin-like transcriptional regulator, with the protein MTVTPLEQRKRLGQELRRLRSLAGLSGDQLATRVGISQAKVSRIETNVTARPAMDVIARWLDAVDATTEERERVMLLAEAVVTDISSWQAIHRGSLEDRQRQLLELDELASQIRHFQPFLVPGPFQTAEYAHAVIESARFSAGTDVDAAVAMRMKRGARLRDHQDGPQYHVVVTEAAACWVPKGNTSLRRAQLEHLILCANAPRITLQVILNDAPMEMSPMSGFVWVTYSDPAQESVVRVETPSVGLALGGSDDLATYAIVWDRMLRAAMSPDESADWLAVSAHNAS; encoded by the coding sequence GTGACTGTGACACCCCTCGAGCAGCGGAAGCGACTCGGTCAGGAACTACGGCGGCTACGCAGTTTGGCCGGGCTCAGCGGTGACCAACTAGCGACGCGAGTCGGCATCTCCCAGGCGAAGGTCTCGCGCATCGAAACCAACGTGACGGCACGTCCGGCCATGGATGTCATCGCACGTTGGCTCGACGCAGTCGACGCGACGACAGAGGAACGCGAGCGGGTGATGCTGCTTGCTGAGGCGGTAGTCACCGACATCAGCAGCTGGCAAGCGATACACCGTGGCAGCCTTGAAGATCGCCAGCGGCAACTGCTCGAGCTCGACGAGTTGGCCAGTCAGATTCGCCATTTCCAGCCCTTCCTCGTACCTGGCCCGTTTCAAACGGCTGAGTACGCCCATGCCGTCATCGAGTCGGCCCGGTTCTCGGCCGGCACCGATGTCGACGCAGCCGTGGCCATGCGCATGAAGCGTGGTGCGCGGCTTCGTGATCACCAAGACGGTCCGCAGTACCACGTCGTGGTGACTGAGGCCGCCGCCTGCTGGGTTCCTAAAGGCAACACGTCCTTGAGGAGAGCCCAGCTCGAACACCTGATCCTCTGCGCGAACGCGCCACGGATCACCTTGCAAGTCATCCTCAACGACGCCCCGATGGAAATGTCACCGATGAGCGGCTTCGTCTGGGTGACCTACAGCGACCCGGCACAAGAATCCGTCGTGCGCGTTGAGACACCGTCCGTCGGCCTGGCGCTCGGTGGCAGTGATGACCTCGCCACCTACGCCATCGTCTGGGACCGAATGCTCCGTGCAGCCATGTCTCCCGACGAATCGGCGGATTGGCTCGCGGTGAGCGCACACAACGCCTCGTAG
- a CDS encoding DUF397 domain-containing protein has product MMSPNRPELTAFTNWHKATVSADDNACVEVATDATGWTAVRDSTDPTGPVLMFTPKEWSAFLDGARKGEFNL; this is encoded by the coding sequence ATGATGTCACCGAACCGTCCTGAGCTGACCGCTTTCACCAACTGGCACAAGGCAACCGTCAGCGCCGACGACAACGCCTGCGTTGAGGTCGCCACCGATGCGACTGGTTGGACCGCCGTTCGCGACTCAACCGACCCGACTGGGCCGGTATTGATGTTCACTCCCAAGGAGTGGAGCGCGTTCCTCGACGGCGCCCGCAAGGGCGAGTTCAACCTGTAG
- a CDS encoding GNAT family N-acetyltransferase, with product MPPLPDRFTARPATTADVPAIHALVSAAERDANGVAETGADGIEAALTRPGLDATVDSLVVHADDGRLAGWAWINRGRRSQVDVDPAFRGRGVGSALLDWVEARAAEVGTDWVSQTVDDQDPAGTELLRSRGYELLATNWLLEMPTTGLEVAIPDGVTIRAFRRGDERAAYQVIQDAFDDWQPRRHAYDEWARMSIERASFAPGVSPLAFAGGELVGAALSLDLPDSTDGYVEQVAVRKDQRGRGVAKALLATAARAMHAQGRTQLTLWTHSGTGALAMYERLGMTVRRSTTVLRGRI from the coding sequence ATGCCCCCACTGCCCGACCGCTTCACCGCCCGCCCCGCGACGACCGCCGACGTACCGGCGATCCACGCGCTGGTCAGCGCCGCCGAGCGCGACGCCAACGGCGTGGCCGAGACCGGGGCCGACGGGATCGAGGCCGCGTTGACCCGGCCGGGGCTCGACGCGACCGTCGACAGCCTGGTCGTGCACGCCGACGACGGACGGCTCGCGGGCTGGGCCTGGATCAACCGAGGACGGCGCTCGCAGGTCGACGTCGACCCGGCCTTTCGCGGCCGCGGGGTCGGCAGCGCGCTGCTCGACTGGGTGGAGGCCCGCGCCGCCGAGGTCGGGACGGACTGGGTCTCGCAGACCGTCGACGACCAGGACCCGGCCGGTACCGAACTGCTGCGCTCGCGCGGCTACGAGCTCCTCGCGACGAACTGGCTGCTCGAGATGCCGACCACGGGCCTCGAGGTCGCGATCCCGGACGGTGTCACGATCCGGGCGTTCCGGCGCGGCGACGAGCGGGCGGCGTACCAGGTGATCCAGGACGCGTTCGACGACTGGCAGCCACGCCGCCACGCGTACGACGAGTGGGCGCGGATGAGCATCGAGCGCGCGAGCTTCGCGCCCGGGGTGTCGCCGCTCGCCTTCGCCGGCGGCGAACTGGTCGGCGCGGCGCTCAGCCTCGACCTCCCCGACTCCACCGACGGGTACGTCGAGCAGGTCGCCGTCCGGAAGGACCAGCGGGGTCGCGGTGTAGCGAAGGCGTTGCTCGCGACCGCCGCGCGGGCGATGCACGCCCAGGGCCGGACCCAGCTGACGCTGTGGACGCACTCCGGGACCGGCGCGCTGGCGATGTACGAGCGGCTGGGGATGACCGTGCGCCGCAGTACGACGGTGCTGCGCGGCCGGATCTGA
- a CDS encoding sulfite exporter TauE/SafE family protein has product MTWFEALFVLVAGVGAGTINAVVGSGTLLTFPALLAVGLPPVLANVSNSVGLSPGTAAGAIGYRRELAGQRGRMIRLVPASLVGGVVGAVLLLTLPDSAFHAVVPVLILLGCVLVAFQPWLSKWISVPTHTHRGAWWVIPAVFLTGVYGGYFGAAQGVLLMAILGLGLDANLQRMNALKNVLATFVNTVAAILFVIVADVDWLAAALIAVGSTIGGFVGARYGRRLPPIALRCLIVVIGIVAIVTMLF; this is encoded by the coding sequence ATGACATGGTTCGAGGCGCTGTTCGTCCTGGTGGCGGGTGTGGGCGCGGGCACGATCAACGCGGTGGTGGGCTCGGGCACCTTGCTGACCTTCCCGGCGCTGCTCGCTGTCGGACTCCCGCCGGTGCTCGCCAACGTGAGCAACAGCGTCGGCCTCTCACCCGGTACGGCGGCCGGCGCGATCGGCTACCGCCGAGAGCTCGCGGGACAGCGCGGCCGGATGATCCGGCTGGTCCCGGCCTCGCTGGTCGGCGGTGTGGTCGGAGCCGTGCTGCTGCTGACGTTGCCGGACTCCGCGTTCCACGCCGTGGTCCCGGTGCTGATCCTGCTCGGCTGCGTGCTGGTCGCGTTCCAGCCGTGGCTGTCGAAGTGGATCAGCGTGCCGACCCACACCCATCGCGGCGCCTGGTGGGTGATTCCGGCGGTCTTTCTCACCGGCGTGTACGGCGGCTACTTCGGCGCCGCGCAGGGCGTGCTGCTGATGGCGATCCTCGGCCTCGGCCTGGACGCCAACCTGCAGCGGATGAACGCGCTGAAGAACGTGCTGGCCACCTTCGTCAACACCGTCGCCGCGATCCTGTTCGTGATCGTCGCGGACGTCGACTGGCTGGCCGCGGCGCTGATCGCGGTCGGGTCGACGATCGGCGGCTTCGTCGGCGCCCGCTACGGCCGCAGGCTCCCGCCGATCGCGCTGCGCTGCCTGATCGTGGTGATCGGCATCGTCGCGATCGTCACGATGCTGTTCTGA
- a CDS encoding NfeD family protein, translating into MMDWLRENVWAAWLGIAVVLGLAELATLDFTLLMLAAGALTAAGVAAFFPGLLWLQIVVGLLTAGAMLAAIRPLLVRKIHHGVEMKTGSQHAIGRTGVVVKEIHPDSLGSIKLGGELWTARPFDDLTTIAPGTRVEVMQIDGATAVVYPIGLPLGHHEHQPIQPDAQPTDGKPDSDPPR; encoded by the coding sequence ATGATGGATTGGCTGCGCGAAAACGTCTGGGCCGCCTGGCTCGGAATCGCCGTCGTGCTCGGCCTGGCAGAGCTGGCCACGCTCGACTTCACCCTGCTGATGCTGGCCGCGGGCGCGCTCACCGCGGCCGGGGTCGCCGCGTTCTTTCCCGGTCTGCTCTGGCTGCAGATCGTCGTCGGCCTGTTGACGGCCGGCGCGATGCTGGCGGCGATCCGGCCCTTGCTGGTCCGGAAGATCCACCACGGCGTGGAGATGAAGACCGGCTCCCAGCACGCGATCGGCCGGACCGGCGTGGTGGTGAAGGAGATCCACCCCGACAGTCTCGGCTCGATCAAGCTCGGCGGTGAGCTGTGGACGGCGCGGCCGTTCGACGACCTCACCACGATCGCACCCGGCACGCGGGTCGAGGTGATGCAGATCGACGGCGCGACCGCGGTGGTCTACCCGATCGGCCTGCCGCTGGGTCACCACGAGCACCAACCCATCCAGCCCGACGCGCAGCCGACCGACGGCAAGCCGGACTCCGACCCACCGCGCTGA